In Taeniopygia guttata chromosome 34, bTaeGut7.mat, whole genome shotgun sequence, a genomic segment contains:
- the LOC121468916 gene encoding serine/threonine-protein kinase pim-3-like translates to MKKTRIFSLKRPPETPAGPPCPAPAPAQAPAPAPAPPGPRGGHTRHGRCRLRRGCPGPSSAARQRGRRPRAAAVPGPGENAWGWPARGARGALGAPVRGGGAGAAPQVLEAVRRCTSCGVLHRDIKPGNILLDLATGQLKLIGFGCGAFLRDTAYTQFAGTLSYSPPEWIHHQHYHGEAAMIWSLGLLLYHLVRGKHPFRRGQQISWGWILFPRRLSQG, encoded by the exons ATGAAGAAGACCAGGATCTTCAGCCTcaagagaccaccagagacccCCGCAGGACCACCATG cccggccccggccccggcgcaggctccggccccggccccggctcctcccgggccccgcggaggacacacgcggcacggccgctgccgcctccgccgcggctgccccggcccgagctccgccgctcggcagcgcggccgccggccccgagccgcCGCTGTCCCGGGGCCGGGAGAGAAcgcctggggatggccggcccgggGCGCTCGGGGGGCGCTCGGGGCTCCTGTCCGAGGAGGAGGCGCGGGGGCTGCTCcgcaggtgctggaggccgtgcggcgcTGCACCAGCTGCGGGGTCCTGCACAGGGACATCAAACCAGGGAACATCCTGCTCGACCTGGCCACCGGGCAGCTGAAACTGATCGGCTTTGGCTGTGGCGCCTTCCTCCGAGACACAGCCTACACCCAGTTTGCAG gaacCCTGTCCTACAGCCCACCAGAGTGGATCCACCACCAACACTACCACGGCGAGGCAGCGAtgatctggtccctgggcctCCTGCTGTACCACCTGGTCAGGGGAAAGCACCCGTTCAGGAGGGGCCAGCAGATCAGCTGGGGGTGGATCTTGTTCCCACGACGGCTCTCTCaag
- the LOC140681298 gene encoding olfactory receptor 14C36-like: MHNSLWDTRNISYKGCAAQLFFFMFFMSAELSILTIMCYDRYVSICKPLHYGTLLGSRACAHMAAAAWASALLYSLLHTANTFSLPLCHGNALGQFFCEIPQILKLSCSKSFLRELGLIAVSVCFGLGCFVFIVFSYVQIFRAVLRIPSEQGRHKAFSTCLPHLAVVSLYLSTIMFAYLKPPSISSPSLDLALSVLYSVVPPALNPLIYSLRNQELKAAVWTLMTGCFQKH, encoded by the coding sequence atgcacaattccctctgggacaccaggaacatctcctacaagggatgtgctgcacagctctttttctttatgttcttcatgtcagcagagctttccatcctgaccatcatgtgctacgaccgctacgtgtccatctgcaaacccctgcactacgggaccctcctgggcagcagagcttgtgcccacatggcagcagctgcctgggccagtgccttaCTCTAttcactgctgcacacagccaatacattttccctgcccctgtgccacggcaatgccctgggacagttcttctgtgaaatcccacagatcctgaaactctcctgctccaaatcctttCTCAGGGAACTTGGACTCATTGCAGTTAGTGTGTGTTTTGGacttggttgttttgtgttcattgttttctcctatgtgcagatcttcagggctgtgctgaggatcccctctgagcagggacggcacaaagccttttccacctgcctccctcacctggccgtggtctcctTGTACCTCAGCACTATTATGTTTGCATACCTGAAGcccccctccatctcctccccatccctggatctggccctgtcagttctgtactcggtggtgcctccagccctgaaccccctgatctacagcctgaggaatcaggagctcaaggctgcagtgtggacactgatgactggatgctttcagaaacattaa